From a region of the Osmia lignaria lignaria isolate PbOS001 chromosome 10, iyOsmLign1, whole genome shotgun sequence genome:
- the LOC117611946 gene encoding A disintegrin and metalloproteinase with thrombospondin motifs 7 isoform X2 produces MCDAQCHYLGRVRGQSENSALSTCYGLAGYIRTKRWWYTIEPLTGHDFTKEAEHPHVVYKKRPDEFGRNSQMLCNVTGNMGKSIAKRAFSSQKRHPSRKQARSYTLELLLVLDKIVIDYHKDFDVQNYVLTLLNMAAGLLHDVSLGILMELSIVRIIRMQIQDDEMSLTATKNPEKTLKYFQEWQQTINPSDDLHPNHHDCAILITKSNICDTSSSCAFTGTSTIAGTCDPLKGAAVVKDVGLRTGYHLAHQIGHTLGMSHDIQEKNGCPGIIQRRKGYIETTVMYPGSLYVTRKWSKCSRNSLNSYIEAGFGFCLEDKPYIHEFPSTELLPGVMYNADDQCRLEYRKDARYCDIGISCESLRCAIPGRGCVSARKPLAEGTSCGKNRWCYGMKCLMVGERPGVVDGDWGGWSPWSRCSRSCGSGVAFSVRRCSNPSPSNGGAYCRGARKRHKICATNPCDVDAPSFRDVQCAEFNSWIFPEDGNVHRWTAYNLPENLIASENPCALYCLSERKVVASLRPKVIDGTTCYRGIRDICVEGICREIPCDLNMESNAIEDVCGVCRGNGTSCRLKEAIITIEMASQPKKIVDVPSGATNIRVEETEPTKSRIMVRSKDGKSLIDGDRLGMFEVAGSKAWLGTIRPNQEALNIPGPVMKDLVILVQPKENVTVKYSYGVKEKSPRKPEFSWDFVDWEKCSANCGPGEQISKPRCLEKVAGLVDEMFCKNIRKPEAKVRPCHRAPCLPRWMIGDWQGCTSCLLGCEKRRAVKCVRPVGNAEQDVDIIADSYCQAPKPKERESCSDRKKRDDDRTREERNKNDPNRKSTETRTERKQDAKESQIVKKGEVVIDKEDIKNLTLTIFLERDEETGDLNFPKDFEPRPSANSTEFTLVGMDAIRYIQKIQENSGISKKHTYL; encoded by the exons ATGTGCGACGCACAGTGTCATTATCTGGGACGTGTTCGCGGTCAATCAGAGAATAGCGCTTTGTCCACTTGCTATGGTCTC GCCGGATATATCAGAACGAAACGGTGGTGGTACACGATCGAGCCATTGACCGGTCACGATTTCACGAAAGAAGCGGAGCATCCGCATGTCGTTTACAAAAAGAGACCGGATGAATTCGGAAGGAATAGCCAGATGCTGTGTAACGTCACCGGCAATATGGGCAAAAGCATTGCCAAGCGTGCTTTCAGCTCGCAGAAGAGGCATCCTTCCAGGAAACAGGCCAGATCCTACACGCTCGAACTACTGCTGGTGCTCGACAAGATCGTTATAGATTATCACAAGGACTTTGACGTTCAGAATTACGTGTTAACGTTGCTCAACATG GCTGCAGGATTACTGCACGACGTCAGCTTAGGAATACTGATGGAACTGAGCATCGTCAGGATCATAAGAATGCAAATCCAGGATGACGAG ATGAGTTTAACGGCTACCAAGAACCCGgagaaaactttgaaatacTTCCAAGAATGGCAGCAAACGATTAACCCGAGCGACGATTTACATCCAAACCACCATGACTGCGCTATCCTGATCACCAA GTCTAACATCTGCGATACGTCAAGCTCGTGTGCTTTCACCGGAACCTCGACCATCGCCGGAACTTGCGATCCACTGAAAGGAGCTGCGGTTGTGAAGGATGTTGGCCTGCGCACGGGATATCATCTAGCTCATCAAATCGGGCACAC ATTAGGAATGTCGCACGATATTCAAGAGAAAAATGGCTGTCCCGGTATTATTCAACGTAGAAAAGGGTATATCGAGACCACGGTCATGTACCCGGGAAGCTTATACGTCACGAGGAAGTGGTCTAAGTGCTCGAGGAACTCTCTGAATTCGTACATCGA AGCCGGTTTCGGATTCTGTTTGGAGGATAAACCTTACATTCACGAGTTTCCCAGCACGGAGTTACTTCCGGGGGTAATGTACAACGCGGACGATCAATGTCGGCTGGAATATCGCAAGGATGCACGATACTGCGATATAGGAATC AGCTGCGAGAGCCTGAGGTGCGCCATTCCCGGAAGGGGTTGCGTGTCAGCCCGGAAACCACTGGCCGAAGGCACCAGTTGCGGGAAAAACAGG TGGTGTTATGGAATGAAATGCCTTATGGTCGGCGAGAGGCCAGGAGTGGTGGACGGCGATTGGGGTGGTTGGTCACCTTGGAGTCGATGTTCTCGAAGCTGCGGTTCCGGCGTGGCTTTCTCGGTCAGACGATGCAGCAACCCTTCGCCTTCGAACGGTGGAGCGTATTGTCGGGGCGCAAGAAAGCGGCATAAAATCTGTGCGACAAAC CCGTGCGACGTTGACGCGCCCTCGTTTCGCGACGTTCAATGCGCCGAATTCAACAGCTGGATCTTCCCGGAAGACGGAAATGTTCACCGATGGACGGCTTACAATCTACCGGAAA ATTTGATAGCCTCGGAGAATCCGTGCGCCCTTTATTGCCTGAGCGAGAGGAAGGTGGTTGCCTCCCTAAGGCCGAAAGTCATCGATGGCACCACCTGCTACAGGGGTATTCGTGACATTTGCGTGGAAGGGATTTGCAGAGAAATACCCTGCGATCTGAATATGGAATCGAACGCCATCGAAGATGTATGCGGCGTTTGCAGGGGTAACGGAACATCCTGTAGACTGAAGGAGGCTATAATAACCATCGAAATGGCATCTC AACCGAAGAAAATAGTGGACGTACCGAGCGGAGCGACGAATATCCGGGTTGAAGAAACCGAACCAACGAAATCCAGGATAATGGTGCGGAGCAAAGACGGGAAATCATTGATTGATGG CGATCGTTTAGGAATGTTCGAGGTGGCGGGATCGAAGGCGTGGCTAGGAACGATAAGGCCGAACCAGGAGGCTCTGAACATACCTGGACCAGTCATGAAGGACTTGGTTATATTG GTTCAGCCGAAAGAGAACGTGACGGTGAAGTATTCGTACGGTGTGAAAGAGAAGAGCCCTCGTAAGCCGGAATTCTCGTGGGACTTTGTCGACTGGGAAAAATGCAGCGCGAATTGCGGCCCAGGCGAGCAGATTTCCAAGCCTCGTTGCTTAGAAAAAGTCGCCGGCCTGGTCGACGAGATGTTTTGCAAGAACATCCGAAAACCGGAGGCGAAAGTGAGACCCTGTCATCGGGCTCCTTGTTTGCCGAG ATGGATGATCGGTGACTGGCAAGGATGCACATCCTGCCTACTCGGCTGCGAGAAGCGACGAGCCGTCAAATGCGTACGTCCTGTGGGCAACGCCGAGCAGGATGTAGATATTATCGCTGACAGCTACTGTCAAGCACCGAAGCCGAAGGAACGTGAATCCTGCAGCGATCGTAAGAAGCGGGACGACGACAGGACACGCGAAGAAAGGAACAAAA ACGATCCGAATAGAAAAAGTACCGAAACTCGAACGGAAAGAAAGCAGGATGCGAAGGAATCTCAGATCGTGAAGAAGGGTGAAGTCGTGATCGATaaagaagatattaaaaatttaactcTCACCATCTTCCTTGAACGAGACGAAGAGACCGGTGATTTAAACTTTCCGAAGGATTTCGAGCCTCGGCCATCGGCAAACAGTACCGAATTCACTTTAGTTGGAATGGATGCAATTAGATATATACAAAAAATACAAGAGAACTCTGGGATCAGCAAAAAGCATACTTAcctataa
- the LOC117611946 gene encoding A disintegrin and metalloproteinase with thrombospondin motifs 7 isoform X1: MIKHPSMFLFVYVLLFVPPRRGGFANGYRGRYTRDVEFSDEYEIVVPRKVRSDGKFLSHQIPHHFKRSFYAARSNRDIVPDDSVHYRLKIGDKEHHLELEPNHRLVAPGAVIEEQRGSCNCKNNEDFLKNIKLQRMCDAQCHYLGRVRGQSENSALSTCYGLAGYIRTKRWWYTIEPLTGHDFTKEAEHPHVVYKKRPDEFGRNSQMLCNVTGNMGKSIAKRAFSSQKRHPSRKQARSYTLELLLVLDKIVIDYHKDFDVQNYVLTLLNMAAGLLHDVSLGILMELSIVRIIRMQIQDDEMSLTATKNPEKTLKYFQEWQQTINPSDDLHPNHHDCAILITKSNICDTSSSCAFTGTSTIAGTCDPLKGAAVVKDVGLRTGYHLAHQIGHTLGMSHDIQEKNGCPGIIQRRKGYIETTVMYPGSLYVTRKWSKCSRNSLNSYIEAGFGFCLEDKPYIHEFPSTELLPGVMYNADDQCRLEYRKDARYCDIGISCESLRCAIPGRGCVSARKPLAEGTSCGKNRWCYGMKCLMVGERPGVVDGDWGGWSPWSRCSRSCGSGVAFSVRRCSNPSPSNGGAYCRGARKRHKICATNPCDVDAPSFRDVQCAEFNSWIFPEDGNVHRWTAYNLPENLIASENPCALYCLSERKVVASLRPKVIDGTTCYRGIRDICVEGICREIPCDLNMESNAIEDVCGVCRGNGTSCRLKEAIITIEMASQPKKIVDVPSGATNIRVEETEPTKSRIMVRSKDGKSLIDGDRLGMFEVAGSKAWLGTIRPNQEALNIPGPVMKDLVILVQPKENVTVKYSYGVKEKSPRKPEFSWDFVDWEKCSANCGPGEQISKPRCLEKVAGLVDEMFCKNIRKPEAKVRPCHRAPCLPRWMIGDWQGCTSCLLGCEKRRAVKCVRPVGNAEQDVDIIADSYCQAPKPKERESCSDRKKRDDDRTREERNKNDPNRKSTETRTERKQDAKESQIVKKGEVVIDKEDIKNLTLTIFLERDEETGDLNFPKDFEPRPSANSTEFTLVGMDAIRYIQKIQENSGISKKHTYL, encoded by the exons ATGATTAAACATCCCTCGATGTTTCTCTTCGTTTACGTTCTTTTGTTCGTTCCGCCCCGTCGTGGAGGATTCGCCAACGGGTACAGAG GACGTTACACGAGAGACGTGGAATTCTCCGACGAGTACGAGATCGTAGTGCCAAGGAAAGTCAGATCGGATGGAAAGTTTCTGTCGCATCAAATACCTCATCACTTCAAGCGTTCCTTTTACGCGGCTCGATCGAACAGGGACATTGTTCCCGATGACTCTGTTCACTATCGTTTGAAAATTGGCGACAAGGAACATCATCTCGAGCTGGAACCGAATCATCGTCTCGTCGCTCCAG GTGCCGTTATCGAGGAGCAGAGAGGATCGTGTAACTGTAAAAATAATGAagattttctgaaaaatataaaattgcaacgAATGTGCGACGCACAGTGTCATTATCTGGGACGTGTTCGCGGTCAATCAGAGAATAGCGCTTTGTCCACTTGCTATGGTCTC GCCGGATATATCAGAACGAAACGGTGGTGGTACACGATCGAGCCATTGACCGGTCACGATTTCACGAAAGAAGCGGAGCATCCGCATGTCGTTTACAAAAAGAGACCGGATGAATTCGGAAGGAATAGCCAGATGCTGTGTAACGTCACCGGCAATATGGGCAAAAGCATTGCCAAGCGTGCTTTCAGCTCGCAGAAGAGGCATCCTTCCAGGAAACAGGCCAGATCCTACACGCTCGAACTACTGCTGGTGCTCGACAAGATCGTTATAGATTATCACAAGGACTTTGACGTTCAGAATTACGTGTTAACGTTGCTCAACATG GCTGCAGGATTACTGCACGACGTCAGCTTAGGAATACTGATGGAACTGAGCATCGTCAGGATCATAAGAATGCAAATCCAGGATGACGAG ATGAGTTTAACGGCTACCAAGAACCCGgagaaaactttgaaatacTTCCAAGAATGGCAGCAAACGATTAACCCGAGCGACGATTTACATCCAAACCACCATGACTGCGCTATCCTGATCACCAA GTCTAACATCTGCGATACGTCAAGCTCGTGTGCTTTCACCGGAACCTCGACCATCGCCGGAACTTGCGATCCACTGAAAGGAGCTGCGGTTGTGAAGGATGTTGGCCTGCGCACGGGATATCATCTAGCTCATCAAATCGGGCACAC ATTAGGAATGTCGCACGATATTCAAGAGAAAAATGGCTGTCCCGGTATTATTCAACGTAGAAAAGGGTATATCGAGACCACGGTCATGTACCCGGGAAGCTTATACGTCACGAGGAAGTGGTCTAAGTGCTCGAGGAACTCTCTGAATTCGTACATCGA AGCCGGTTTCGGATTCTGTTTGGAGGATAAACCTTACATTCACGAGTTTCCCAGCACGGAGTTACTTCCGGGGGTAATGTACAACGCGGACGATCAATGTCGGCTGGAATATCGCAAGGATGCACGATACTGCGATATAGGAATC AGCTGCGAGAGCCTGAGGTGCGCCATTCCCGGAAGGGGTTGCGTGTCAGCCCGGAAACCACTGGCCGAAGGCACCAGTTGCGGGAAAAACAGG TGGTGTTATGGAATGAAATGCCTTATGGTCGGCGAGAGGCCAGGAGTGGTGGACGGCGATTGGGGTGGTTGGTCACCTTGGAGTCGATGTTCTCGAAGCTGCGGTTCCGGCGTGGCTTTCTCGGTCAGACGATGCAGCAACCCTTCGCCTTCGAACGGTGGAGCGTATTGTCGGGGCGCAAGAAAGCGGCATAAAATCTGTGCGACAAAC CCGTGCGACGTTGACGCGCCCTCGTTTCGCGACGTTCAATGCGCCGAATTCAACAGCTGGATCTTCCCGGAAGACGGAAATGTTCACCGATGGACGGCTTACAATCTACCGGAAA ATTTGATAGCCTCGGAGAATCCGTGCGCCCTTTATTGCCTGAGCGAGAGGAAGGTGGTTGCCTCCCTAAGGCCGAAAGTCATCGATGGCACCACCTGCTACAGGGGTATTCGTGACATTTGCGTGGAAGGGATTTGCAGAGAAATACCCTGCGATCTGAATATGGAATCGAACGCCATCGAAGATGTATGCGGCGTTTGCAGGGGTAACGGAACATCCTGTAGACTGAAGGAGGCTATAATAACCATCGAAATGGCATCTC AACCGAAGAAAATAGTGGACGTACCGAGCGGAGCGACGAATATCCGGGTTGAAGAAACCGAACCAACGAAATCCAGGATAATGGTGCGGAGCAAAGACGGGAAATCATTGATTGATGG CGATCGTTTAGGAATGTTCGAGGTGGCGGGATCGAAGGCGTGGCTAGGAACGATAAGGCCGAACCAGGAGGCTCTGAACATACCTGGACCAGTCATGAAGGACTTGGTTATATTG GTTCAGCCGAAAGAGAACGTGACGGTGAAGTATTCGTACGGTGTGAAAGAGAAGAGCCCTCGTAAGCCGGAATTCTCGTGGGACTTTGTCGACTGGGAAAAATGCAGCGCGAATTGCGGCCCAGGCGAGCAGATTTCCAAGCCTCGTTGCTTAGAAAAAGTCGCCGGCCTGGTCGACGAGATGTTTTGCAAGAACATCCGAAAACCGGAGGCGAAAGTGAGACCCTGTCATCGGGCTCCTTGTTTGCCGAG ATGGATGATCGGTGACTGGCAAGGATGCACATCCTGCCTACTCGGCTGCGAGAAGCGACGAGCCGTCAAATGCGTACGTCCTGTGGGCAACGCCGAGCAGGATGTAGATATTATCGCTGACAGCTACTGTCAAGCACCGAAGCCGAAGGAACGTGAATCCTGCAGCGATCGTAAGAAGCGGGACGACGACAGGACACGCGAAGAAAGGAACAAAA ACGATCCGAATAGAAAAAGTACCGAAACTCGAACGGAAAGAAAGCAGGATGCGAAGGAATCTCAGATCGTGAAGAAGGGTGAAGTCGTGATCGATaaagaagatattaaaaatttaactcTCACCATCTTCCTTGAACGAGACGAAGAGACCGGTGATTTAAACTTTCCGAAGGATTTCGAGCCTCGGCCATCGGCAAACAGTACCGAATTCACTTTAGTTGGAATGGATGCAATTAGATATATACAAAAAATACAAGAGAACTCTGGGATCAGCAAAAAGCATACTTAcctataa